Proteins co-encoded in one Inquilinus sp. Marseille-Q2685 genomic window:
- a CDS encoding PLP-dependent aminotransferase family protein, protein MSKYRSIVTSLADRIRSGELLPGSRLPPQRQLAAQLGVDLTTVTRAYTELKRMGLVEGRTGSGSFVHGVPAAAAPAADGFDLSMNVPPRPAGLGDRVTQGLAAVLAGPEGGASLGYQPSGGTARDRAAAAGWLGRRLGPVEEDRVVVAAGAQSALFAVLDLLLDRGDTLACAGLTYPGVRAIAAHLGLRMAGLAHDGEGLDPGAFAELCRTSPPKALYIVPTIASPTTATLPPERREAVAAIARRHGVAIVEDDAYGALPETAPPPLAALAPETVWHVASLSKCATPALRVAYVAAPDARAALPLTAGLRAISLMASPLTAALATRWIGDGTLDALTAAIRAENRARQRLAASLLPAGAVAAHPDGNHLWLALPEGWTAAAFTAAARESGLLVVPADAFDVAGSPPRAVRLSLGGVPDRTGLERALLRLSGLLTWTGGAGGAIV, encoded by the coding sequence ATGTCGAAATACCGCTCGATCGTCACCAGCCTGGCCGACCGTATCCGGTCCGGCGAGCTGCTTCCCGGCTCCCGCCTGCCCCCGCAGCGTCAGCTGGCGGCGCAGCTCGGCGTCGACCTGACCACGGTGACGCGCGCATACACCGAGCTGAAGCGTATGGGTCTGGTGGAAGGGCGCACCGGCAGCGGCAGCTTCGTCCACGGCGTCCCCGCCGCCGCGGCTCCGGCGGCGGATGGGTTCGACCTCAGCATGAACGTGCCGCCGCGGCCGGCGGGGCTGGGCGACCGGGTGACGCAGGGGCTGGCGGCGGTGCTGGCCGGGCCGGAGGGCGGGGCCAGCCTCGGCTATCAGCCCAGCGGCGGCACGGCCCGGGACCGGGCGGCGGCGGCCGGCTGGCTGGGCCGGCGCCTCGGCCCGGTTGAGGAAGACCGGGTGGTGGTCGCGGCGGGGGCGCAGAGCGCGCTGTTCGCCGTGCTCGACCTGCTGCTCGACCGCGGCGACACCCTGGCCTGCGCCGGCCTGACCTATCCGGGCGTGCGCGCGATTGCCGCCCATCTCGGGCTGCGCATGGCCGGGCTGGCGCATGACGGCGAAGGCCTCGACCCCGGCGCCTTCGCCGAGCTGTGCCGGACCAGCCCGCCCAAGGCGCTCTACATCGTGCCGACCATCGCCAGCCCGACCACGGCGACGCTGCCGCCGGAGCGGCGGGAGGCGGTCGCCGCCATCGCCCGCCGGCACGGCGTCGCCATCGTCGAGGACGACGCCTATGGCGCGCTGCCGGAGACGGCGCCGCCGCCGCTCGCCGCCCTGGCGCCGGAGACCGTCTGGCACGTCGCTTCGCTGTCGAAATGCGCCACGCCGGCGCTGCGCGTCGCCTATGTCGCGGCGCCCGACGCCCGCGCGGCGCTGCCGCTGACCGCGGGGCTGCGCGCGATCAGCCTGATGGCCTCGCCGCTGACCGCGGCCCTGGCCACGCGCTGGATCGGCGACGGCACGCTCGACGCGCTGACGGCGGCGATCCGGGCGGAGAACCGGGCCCGGCAGCGCCTGGCCGCATCCCTGCTGCCGGCCGGCGCCGTCGCCGCCCATCCGGACGGCAACCATCTCTGGCTGGCGCTGCCGGAGGGCTGGACGGCGGCGGCCTTCACCGCCGCTGCGCGCGAGTCCGGGCTGCTGGTGGTGCCGGCCGATGCCTTCGACGTGGCCGGGTCGCCGCCGCGGGCGGTGCGGCTGTCGCTCGGCGGCGTGCCCGACCGAACGGGGCTGGAGCGGGCATTGCTGCGGCTGTCGGGCCTGCTCACCTGGACCGGCGGCGCGGGCGGCGCGATCGTGTGA
- a CDS encoding DUF983 domain-containing protein, giving the protein MAEYPTLKPFEVGIRARCPRCGRGHLFRGFLTLAPRCDACGLDYGFADPADGPAFFVISIVSFPVIAFAAWLELAYEPPVWVHLLTSVPLLIGGCLALLRPLKGWLVAAQYINDAREARLARKGED; this is encoded by the coding sequence ATGGCCGAATACCCGACGCTGAAGCCCTTCGAGGTCGGCATCCGGGCGCGCTGCCCGCGCTGCGGCCGGGGCCACCTGTTCCGCGGCTTCCTGACCCTGGCGCCGCGCTGCGACGCCTGCGGGCTGGACTACGGCTTCGCCGACCCGGCGGACGGCCCGGCCTTCTTCGTCATCTCGATCGTCAGCTTCCCGGTGATTGCCTTCGCAGCCTGGCTGGAGCTCGCCTATGAGCCGCCGGTCTGGGTGCATCTCCTGACCTCGGTGCCGCTGCTGATCGGCGGCTGCCTGGCGCTGCTGCGGCCGCTGAAGGGCTGGCTGGTCGCCGCCCAGTACATCAACGACGCGCGCGAGGCCCGGCTGGCGCGCAAGGGCGAGGACTGA